A single genomic interval of Antechinus flavipes isolate AdamAnt ecotype Samford, QLD, Australia chromosome 1, AdamAnt_v2, whole genome shotgun sequence harbors:
- the MRPL50 gene encoding LOW QUALITY PROTEIN: 39S ribosomal protein L50, mitochondrial (The sequence of the model RefSeq protein was modified relative to this genomic sequence to represent the inferred CDS: inserted 1 base in 1 codon), with amino-acid sequence MPRHSHSLALKITLSVIQLGSGAVRDGGGACSSTSRVLAVMAATIGXRSSCRRLAGTVLRTPCRALWGLTRKNKEEVKVPEETVEIKEEPILECPPPRSRKYIPPKDLQSRVESHVRGVFNTHVNNDWQETSLEKSQLKFMLLAQLAEEFGHAVPNSRLHKMRIVKDVVHFYSIPVQDGTKFDEISSRQLPSNLKITWDY; translated from the exons ATGCCCCGACATTCCCACTCACTTGCTCTTAAGATTACACTTTCCGTTATACAGTTGGGCTCTGGGGCGGTGCGTGACGGGGGCGGGGCTTGCTCTTCCACTTCACGCGTCTTGGCTGTCATGGCGGCCACCATAG TCCGTTCGTCTTGCAGGCGACTCGCCGGGACAGTCTTGAGGACCCCATGCCGGGCCCTGTGGGGCCTGACGAG aaagaataaggaagaagtAAAGGTTCCTGAGGAGACAGTAGAGATTAAAGAAGAGCCTATTCTGGAATGTCCACCACCACGCAGTCGAAAGTACATTCCTCCCAAGGATCTCCAGAGTCGTGTAGAATCTCATGTTAGAGGAGTTTTTAATACACATGTTAATAATGACTGGCAAGAAACCAGCCTGGAAAAGAGTCAGCTGAAGTTTATGCTTTTGGCACAGTTGGCCGAAGAATTTGGCCATGCGGTACCCAACTCTAGGCTTCATAAAATGCGCATTGTCAAGGATGTTGTTCATTTCTATAGCATACCTGTACAGGATGGAACTAAATTTGATGAGATTAGCTCCAGACAGCTGCCTTCTAACTTGAAAATCACCTGGGATTACTGA
- the ALDOB gene encoding fructose-bisphosphate aldolase B, which yields MAYRFQALTAEQKKELSDIAKRIVADGKGILAADESVGTMGNRLQRIKVENTEENRRQFREILFSVDKSINQSIGGVILFHETLYQKDSQGKWFRDILKEKGIVVGIKLDQGAAPLAGTNQETTIQGLDGLSQRCAQYKKDGVDFGKWRAVLKIADQCPSNLAIQENANALARYASICQQNGLVPIVEPEVIPDGDHDIEHCQYVSEKVLAAVYKALNDHHVYLEGTLLKPNMVTAGHACTKKYTPEQVAMATVTTLHRTVPAAVPGICFLSGGMSEEDATLNLNAINLCPLPKPWKLSFSYGRALQASALDAWGGKAANKKATQEAFVKRAQANSQAAKGQYVHSGTSSSASSQSLFTPCYTY from the exons ATGGCCTATCGTTTTCAAGCACTTACTGCAGAGCAGAAGAAAGAGCTCTCAGACATTGCCAAACGCATTGTTGCCGATGGCAAGGGGATCCTGGCTGCAGATGAGTCTGTAG GTACCATGGGCAATCGCCTGCAGAGAATCAAGGTAGAGAACACAGAAGAAAACCGCCGTCAGTTCCGAGAAATTCTCTTCTCCGTTGACAAATCCATCAACCAGAGCATTGGGGGTGTGATCCTTTTCCATGAAACTCTCTATCAGAAAGACAGCCAAGGAAAGTGGTTCAGAGATATCCTCAAGGAAAAGGGGATTGTGGTGGGAATCAAG CTAGACCAAGGTGCTGCTCCCCTGGCAGGAACAAATCAAGAAACCACCATTCAAG GCTTGGATGGACTCTCTCAGCGCTGTGCCCAATACAAGAAGGATGGTGTTGACTTTGGGAAGTGGCGGGCTGTGCTGAAGATCGCTGACCAGTGTCCTTCCAACTTGGCCATTCAAGAAAATGCCAATGCGCTGGCCCGCTATGCCAGTATCTGCCAGCAG AATGGGCTGGTGCCCATTGTGGAGCCTGAAGTCATCCCCGATGGAGATCACGATATTGAACATTGCCAGTATGTCTCTGAAAAG GTACTGGCCGCTGTCTACAAGGCCCTGAATGACCACCATGTCTACTTGGAGGGGACTCTCCTGAAGCCCAACATGGTGACAGCTGGACATGCCTGCACCAAGAAGTACACCCCTGAACAGGTGGCTATGGCTACTGTCACAACCCTCCACCGAACAGTGCCTGCTGCTGTTCCAG GCATCTGCTTTCTATCTGGAGGCATGAGTGAGGAAGATGCCACTCTTAATTTAAATGCCATCAACCTTTGCCCACTGCCCAAGCCCTGGAAGCTGAGTTTCTCCTATGGGCGGGCCCTGCAGGCCAGTGCACTTGATGCCTGGGGGGGCAAAGCTGCAAACAAGAAGGCCACGCAGGAGGCATTTGTGAAGCGAGCTCAG GCAAACAGCCAGGCAGCCAAAGGGCAGTACGTTCATTCAGGCACTTCTAGTTCTGCCTCCAGCCAGTCCCTTTTCACTCCCTGCTACACTTACTAG